One segment of Synechococcus sp. A15-24 DNA contains the following:
- the minE gene encoding cell division topological specificity factor MinE yields the protein MTLQDLIDKLLGRQPASADTARQRLQLVLAHDRSDLNPELLDQMRREILEVVSRYVEIDLSEGDVSLETEDRVTALVANLPIRRTL from the coding sequence ATGACCCTGCAAGATCTGATCGACAAACTGCTGGGGCGTCAGCCTGCAAGTGCCGACACGGCCCGTCAGCGCCTGCAGCTTGTGCTCGCCCATGACCGCAGTGATCTCAACCCTGAACTGCTGGATCAGATGCGGCGGGAGATTCTTGAGGTGGTGTCCCGTTATGTGGAGATTGACCTTTCAGAAGGTGATGTCAGTCTCGAAACCGAGGATCGTGTCACCGCTCTGGTCGCCAATCTGCCCATCCGCCGCACCCTCTGA
- a CDS encoding helix-turn-helix transcriptional regulator produces MFSDIPLTPAEQRVSALLLQGLSNRAIAERLVISHSTVECHISRALAKTGCVNRLELALRMLTMPSTPA; encoded by the coding sequence ATGTTCTCCGACATTCCGCTCACCCCTGCCGAACAGCGGGTGAGCGCTCTTCTTCTCCAGGGCCTCAGCAACCGGGCCATCGCAGAGCGGCTGGTGATCAGCCATAGCACCGTTGAATGCCACATCAGCCGGGCCCTGGCCAAAACCGGTTGTGTCAACCGGCTGGAACTGGCGCTGCGGATGCTTACGATGCCTTCAACGCCGGCTTAG
- a CDS encoding L-threonylcarbamoyladenylate synthase — protein sequence MSRHRARVLASHELAEHLLQGGAAVIPTDTVPGLAIAPSHAGDIWRLKRRPADKPLILLGATAEVLLRHAQPSCRDDARWMAERHWPGALTLVVPAHGAVLEALNPGGTCLGLRIPNCRQCRELLHRTGPLATSSANPSGDPAAMTPEQAAVYFPNLPQLGPQPWLPPSGQASTVISWTSSGRWNVLRQGAVMPQRVTEGG from the coding sequence ATGAGCAGGCATCGAGCCAGGGTGCTGGCTTCCCACGAGCTGGCAGAGCACCTTCTTCAAGGTGGTGCGGCGGTGATCCCCACCGACACCGTGCCAGGGCTCGCCATTGCTCCGTCGCATGCTGGTGACATCTGGCGACTCAAGCGCAGGCCTGCCGATAAACCATTGATCCTGCTGGGGGCGACGGCGGAGGTGTTGCTGCGCCATGCCCAGCCGTCCTGTCGCGACGATGCTCGCTGGATGGCTGAGCGGCATTGGCCTGGAGCCCTGACCCTGGTGGTTCCGGCCCATGGGGCGGTCCTCGAGGCGCTCAACCCAGGGGGAACCTGTCTCGGACTCCGTATTCCCAACTGTCGTCAGTGTCGCGAGCTGCTGCACCGCACCGGTCCCCTGGCCACCAGCAGTGCGAATCCTTCCGGAGATCCAGCAGCCATGACTCCGGAGCAGGCTGCGGTCTACTTCCCCAACCTTCCTCAGTTGGGGCCTCAACCCTGGCTCCCTCCTTCGGGGCAGGCCAGCACCGTCATCAGCTGGACGTCCTCAGGACGATGGAACGTGCTGCGCCAGGGTGCTGTGATGCCTCAGAGGGTCACCGAAGGCGGATGA
- the prmC gene encoding peptide chain release factor N(5)-glutamine methyltransferase has protein sequence MTTAQQLEGASLLNWRRRQLQRGGRRVDFDWLLDLAGGLSWSSLQRLLVEPQRTVQLKLSLKDLEQIWGHHLDQAIPLQHLVGRCPWRDLELAVSAAALIPRQETEVLVDLALETIAGMSIERWADLGTGSGAIAVALSRAMSATPGHAVDLSPDALALARTNLEALAPEGEWHLHQGRWWEPLEPWWGHINLVVCNPPYIPSDLILNLDPVVRDHEPHLALAGGIDGLQAIREVVAGACRALAPGGWILIEHHHDQSAPVLNLLNQAGLSSIRAARDLEGVNRFALARRSLSPCS, from the coding sequence GTGACCACTGCCCAGCAGCTGGAGGGGGCATCGCTGCTGAATTGGCGACGTCGGCAGCTTCAGCGAGGGGGGCGTCGTGTCGACTTCGATTGGCTTCTGGACCTCGCCGGGGGGCTGTCATGGTCGTCTCTCCAGCGCCTGCTGGTGGAGCCGCAGCGCACTGTGCAGCTGAAGCTTTCGCTGAAGGATCTCGAGCAGATCTGGGGGCATCATCTCGACCAAGCCATTCCCCTGCAGCATCTTGTTGGCCGCTGTCCCTGGCGCGATCTTGAACTGGCGGTGTCGGCCGCAGCCCTGATCCCGCGCCAGGAAACGGAAGTGCTTGTGGATCTAGCGCTGGAGACGATCGCCGGGATGTCCATCGAACGTTGGGCCGATCTGGGGACAGGATCTGGAGCCATCGCCGTTGCCCTCAGTCGGGCGATGTCGGCGACCCCGGGCCATGCTGTCGATCTCAGCCCCGATGCCCTTGCATTAGCCAGGACCAATCTTGAGGCTCTGGCTCCCGAGGGGGAGTGGCATCTGCACCAGGGCCGTTGGTGGGAACCGCTGGAGCCGTGGTGGGGACACATCAATCTTGTGGTCTGCAACCCCCCTTACATCCCGTCCGACCTGATCCTCAACCTCGATCCTGTGGTCCGTGATCATGAACCCCATCTGGCCTTAGCCGGTGGAATCGACGGTTTGCAGGCGATCCGTGAGGTTGTGGCGGGAGCTTGTCGTGCTCTGGCTCCGGGAGGGTGGATCCTGATCGAGCATCACCACGATCAGAGTGCGCCGGTGCTCAACCTGTTAAACCAGGCTGGCTTGAGCTCCATCCGTGCGGCCCGAGATCTCGAAGGCGTCAACCGCTTCGCTCTGGCCCGCCGATCGCTCTCCCCTTGCTCATGA
- the dprA gene encoding DNA-processing protein DprA yields the protein MAALQAAALEHGVGLDDCWAWSRERLAKVLSWPDPLLDKVERYRRLHGSSPQLKIPSNVLTPLDQIWPQGLNKLDRPPLVLHQQGRADVLAWLGQRRAVAVVGTRAASDHGLRMAEHLGSVLAGAGWPVVSGLAEGIDAAAHRGCLAADGVPVAVLGTPLDRVYPRHHQALQEEVARNGLLLSERQPGESVQPGHFAARNRLLVSLSCALVVVECPDRSGALISARLAAEQQCPVWVVPGDAGRWSSRGSNRLLQNAAAPLLSPKELVEHLGPGPCHKANATAPALVKALGAGASIEQLQQTLKLPAGRLASDLLELELAGQVVCESGFLWKPCRP from the coding sequence ATGGCTGCGCTACAGGCCGCTGCCCTTGAGCATGGTGTGGGCCTCGATGACTGCTGGGCATGGTCCAGGGAACGCCTCGCTAAGGTGCTTTCCTGGCCTGACCCACTGCTCGACAAGGTAGAGCGTTACCGGCGGCTGCACGGCAGCAGCCCCCAGCTCAAGATCCCGAGCAATGTTCTGACCCCCCTGGATCAGATTTGGCCCCAGGGGTTGAACAAGCTTGATCGGCCCCCACTGGTGCTCCATCAGCAGGGGCGTGCGGATGTTCTTGCTTGGCTGGGTCAGCGCCGCGCTGTGGCCGTGGTCGGAACCCGTGCTGCCTCGGACCATGGCCTCCGCATGGCAGAACATCTGGGCAGTGTTCTGGCTGGAGCCGGCTGGCCAGTGGTCAGTGGTCTGGCGGAGGGGATCGATGCGGCGGCTCACCGCGGTTGTCTGGCGGCTGATGGCGTTCCCGTCGCTGTGCTGGGAACACCGCTGGATCGTGTGTATCCGCGGCATCACCAGGCACTGCAAGAGGAGGTCGCTCGCAACGGTTTGTTGTTGAGCGAGCGCCAGCCTGGGGAGTCTGTTCAGCCAGGTCACTTTGCTGCCAGGAACCGCCTGTTAGTAAGTCTTTCCTGCGCTTTGGTGGTGGTGGAGTGTCCGGATCGCAGCGGTGCTTTGATCTCAGCGCGCCTCGCCGCAGAGCAACAGTGTCCTGTCTGGGTTGTCCCCGGTGATGCGGGGCGCTGGTCCAGTCGTGGCAGCAACAGGCTTCTGCAGAACGCGGCTGCGCCCTTGCTGTCTCCAAAGGAGCTTGTGGAGCATCTCGGCCCCGGGCCTTGCCACAAGGCCAATGCCACGGCCCCTGCTCTTGTGAAGGCTCTGGGCGCGGGAGCCTCCATCGAGCAGCTTCAACAGACCCTCAAGCTGCCGGCTGGTCGCCTGGCCAGCGATCTGCTCGAGCTGGAATTGGCAGGGCAGGTGGTGTGTGAGTCTGGATTTCTCTGGAAGCCCTGTCGGCCGTGA
- a CDS encoding acyl-CoA thioesterase — translation MQDKLTDSVTPQPWRLCKRVLPQHTDHAGVMWHGAYVAWLEEARVEALAAAGLSYSAMATMGVEMPVVAMNLEYRRSIRHGDQIVLESHCGSQSGVRWHWRSCFLLDGRVMAEARVELVILGRGRLLRQPPEAVRPALSALQGGPSNTLE, via the coding sequence GTGCAGGACAAGCTGACGGACAGCGTTACGCCCCAACCCTGGAGGCTCTGCAAGCGGGTGTTGCCCCAGCACACCGACCATGCCGGGGTGATGTGGCACGGGGCCTATGTGGCCTGGCTGGAGGAGGCGCGAGTTGAAGCGCTGGCTGCTGCTGGATTGAGTTATTCAGCGATGGCGACCATGGGAGTGGAAATGCCTGTCGTGGCAATGAACCTGGAATACCGCCGGTCCATCCGTCATGGCGACCAAATTGTGCTCGAGAGTCACTGTGGGTCCCAATCAGGGGTGCGCTGGCACTGGCGGAGCTGTTTTTTGCTCGATGGGCGGGTCATGGCTGAGGCCCGGGTGGAGCTGGTGATCCTGGGTCGTGGGCGGCTGCTTCGACAGCCTCCAGAGGCCGTCCGCCCCGCTCTGTCCGCACTCCAGGGAGGACCCTCTAACACTCTAGAGTGA
- a CDS encoding universal stress protein translates to MFKKLLIADSGKGHVEEMIRMLQDIPSMRSAAMALLHVIPEQSKAGADSHRIDAEELLDSAVNRMGLERSLVTPLVREGDTKQTVLKVAEEQNCDLIVMGSRGLGRLQSILANSASQYVFQLSTRPMLLVRDDLYVRHVNRVMVTIDGTGVGDDALRSACELVQQIPGGTLTGVHVISQETAPSRGGLSKADELLQAAAQRARSFGVELKCLTVQGKDIGRAVCQAAEQANADLLVIASQDRRPLVARGLVDLDKLLGGSVSDYIRVHAPAPVLLVREPERG, encoded by the coding sequence GTGTTCAAAAAACTCCTGATCGCCGATTCCGGCAAAGGGCATGTGGAGGAAATGATCCGGATGCTGCAGGACATCCCCTCCATGCGCAGCGCCGCTATGGCACTGCTGCACGTGATCCCTGAACAGAGCAAAGCCGGGGCCGATAGCCATCGCATCGATGCTGAAGAACTACTGGACAGCGCCGTCAATCGGATGGGACTTGAGCGCAGTCTCGTCACACCACTGGTGAGAGAGGGAGACACAAAGCAGACCGTGCTCAAGGTGGCTGAAGAGCAGAACTGCGACCTGATCGTGATGGGCTCACGGGGGCTTGGACGTCTCCAGTCGATCCTGGCCAACAGTGCCAGCCAGTACGTCTTCCAGCTCTCCACCCGACCGATGCTGCTGGTGCGTGACGACCTTTACGTAAGGCACGTCAACCGCGTGATGGTGACCATCGATGGCACGGGTGTGGGAGACGACGCCCTGCGCAGCGCCTGCGAACTGGTGCAGCAGATTCCAGGCGGCACCCTCACGGGTGTTCACGTCATCTCTCAGGAGACAGCTCCAAGCCGTGGCGGCCTCAGCAAAGCCGACGAACTTCTTCAAGCGGCGGCACAACGGGCCCGCAGCTTCGGGGTGGAACTGAAATGCCTCACCGTTCAGGGCAAAGATATTGGCCGGGCGGTCTGCCAGGCCGCAGAGCAGGCCAATGCTGATCTTCTGGTGATCGCCTCCCAGGACCGTCGGCCCCTTGTGGCTCGGGGTCTTGTCGATCTCGACAAGCTTCTGGGCGGATCAGTCAGTGACTACATCCGCGTGCACGCCCCAGCGCCTGTCTTGCTGGTTCGCGAGCCAGAACGCGGCTGA
- the psbM gene encoding photosystem II reaction center protein PsbM, whose protein sequence is METNDLGFVASLLFILVPAIFLIVLYIGTNRSEG, encoded by the coding sequence ATGGAAACCAACGATCTCGGATTCGTCGCCAGTCTCCTGTTCATCCTGGTTCCGGCAATTTTCCTGATCGTCCTCTACATCGGCACCAACCGCAGCGAGGGTTGA
- a CDS encoding 2Fe-2S iron-sulfur cluster-binding protein, translated as MPVIRFVREGRDVECYPGENLREVALREGIELYGLKGQLGNCGGCGQCITCFVSVVDEGGKEALTARTPVEDNKLRRRPAEWRLACQALVETSVMVLTRPQVRLPDADNRLNAARQAPLPAGPLAWPTPPEAEDEAEESSDEDTKAATADDED; from the coding sequence ATGCCGGTGATCCGTTTTGTCCGTGAAGGTCGTGATGTTGAGTGTTATCCGGGCGAAAACCTGCGGGAGGTGGCCCTGCGCGAGGGCATCGAGCTTTACGGATTGAAAGGTCAGCTGGGGAACTGCGGTGGCTGTGGCCAATGCATTACTTGTTTCGTTTCCGTTGTCGATGAAGGTGGGAAGGAGGCGTTGACGGCCCGTACGCCCGTTGAGGACAACAAGCTTCGCCGACGTCCGGCCGAATGGCGCCTTGCCTGTCAGGCCTTGGTGGAGACGTCGGTGATGGTCCTGACCCGCCCCCAGGTGCGCCTGCCGGACGCCGACAACCGCTTGAACGCAGCGCGTCAGGCGCCACTTCCTGCCGGACCTCTGGCCTGGCCAACACCCCCCGAGGCCGAAGACGAGGCCGAAGAATCATCCGATGAGGACACCAAGGCTGCTACTGCCGATGACGAGGACTGA
- the psbB gene encoding photosystem II chlorophyll-binding protein CP47, with protein sequence MGLPWYRVHTVVINDPGRLLAVHLMHTALVAGWAGSMALYELAIFDPSDPVLNPMWRQGMFVMPFMSRLGVTGSWGGWSITGETGVDPGFWSFEGVAAAHIVFSGLLMLAAIWHWTYWDLEIWQDPRTGEPALDLPKIFGIHLLLAGLGCFGFGAFHLTGVFGPGMWVSDPYGITGHLEAVQPSWGPEGFNPFNPGGIVAHHIAAGIVGIIAGIFHITTRPPERLYKALRMGNIETVLASAIAAVFFAAFIVAGTMWYGAAATPVELFGPTRYQWDQSYFKTEINRRVQTAMDDGATRQEAYESIPEKLAFYDYVGNSPAKGGLFRVGPMVNGDGLATSWVGHIVFTDKEGRELEVRRLPNFFENFPVVLQDEQGIVRADIPYRRAEAKYSFEQQGVTAEVFGGALDGQRFTDPADVKRLARKAQLGEGFDFDRETYGSDGVFRSSPRGWFTFGHATFALLFFFGHIWHGARTLYRDVFAGIDPDLGDQVEFGLFAKLGDKSTRRLPEGYVPPAGTPLN encoded by the coding sequence ATGGGATTGCCCTGGTATCGGGTGCACACCGTTGTCATTAATGACCCGGGCCGCCTTCTGGCCGTGCACCTCATGCATACAGCCCTAGTTGCCGGCTGGGCCGGCTCCATGGCGCTGTACGAACTCGCCATTTTTGACCCTTCCGACCCTGTCCTGAACCCCATGTGGCGTCAGGGCATGTTCGTGATGCCATTCATGTCACGTCTGGGCGTGACTGGCAGCTGGGGCGGTTGGAGCATCACCGGTGAAACCGGTGTCGATCCCGGCTTCTGGAGCTTTGAGGGTGTTGCTGCTGCTCACATCGTGTTTTCAGGCCTGCTGATGCTGGCCGCCATCTGGCACTGGACCTACTGGGATCTCGAGATCTGGCAGGACCCCCGCACCGGCGAACCCGCCCTCGATCTCCCCAAGATCTTCGGCATTCACCTTCTGCTGGCTGGTCTCGGCTGTTTTGGTTTCGGAGCGTTCCACCTCACCGGTGTCTTCGGCCCGGGCATGTGGGTCTCAGATCCATACGGGATTACCGGACACCTCGAGGCTGTTCAACCGTCCTGGGGTCCTGAGGGATTCAATCCCTTCAACCCTGGTGGCATCGTTGCTCACCACATCGCGGCTGGAATCGTCGGCATCATCGCCGGCATCTTCCACATCACCACGCGTCCTCCCGAGCGCCTCTACAAGGCTCTTCGGATGGGCAACATCGAAACAGTGTTGGCCAGCGCCATTGCAGCAGTGTTCTTTGCCGCTTTCATCGTGGCTGGAACCATGTGGTACGGCGCAGCTGCTACGCCTGTTGAGCTGTTTGGTCCGACCCGCTACCAGTGGGATCAGAGCTACTTCAAGACCGAGATCAACCGTCGTGTCCAGACCGCCATGGATGACGGTGCAACGCGTCAGGAGGCTTATGAGTCCATCCCTGAAAAGCTTGCTTTCTACGATTACGTCGGCAATAGCCCTGCCAAGGGTGGTTTGTTCCGTGTTGGCCCGATGGTGAATGGTGATGGTCTGGCCACCTCTTGGGTTGGTCACATCGTCTTCACCGACAAAGAGGGTCGTGAACTTGAGGTTCGCCGCCTGCCCAACTTCTTCGAGAACTTCCCTGTCGTCCTCCAGGATGAGCAAGGCATAGTGCGCGCCGACATTCCCTACCGTCGCGCAGAAGCCAAGTATTCCTTCGAACAGCAGGGCGTCACTGCTGAGGTGTTCGGTGGAGCTCTGGACGGTCAGAGATTTACCGATCCTGCTGACGTGAAGCGTCTAGCTCGTAAGGCTCAGCTTGGAGAGGGCTTTGACTTCGACCGCGAGACCTACGGTTCCGACGGTGTCTTCCGCAGCTCACCCCGCGGCTGGTTCACCTTCGGCCACGCCACCTTTGCGCTGCTCTTCTTCTTCGGTCACATCTGGCACGGTGCTCGCACCCTCTACCGCGATGTGTTTGCCGGTATCGACCCCGATCTCGGCGACCAGGTGGAATTCGGTCTGTTCGCCAAACTCGGCGACAAATCGACCCGCCGTCTGCCCGAGGGCTACGTTCCTCCCGCTGGAACACCCCTCAACTGA
- a CDS encoding photosystem II reaction center protein T, with protein MESFAYVLILTLAIATLFFAIAFRDPPKIGK; from the coding sequence ATGGAAAGCTTCGCTTACGTCCTCATCCTTACCCTCGCGATTGCCACTCTGTTTTTTGCAATTGCATTCCGCGATCCCCCGAAAATCGGTAAGTGA
- the nrdR gene encoding transcriptional regulator NrdR, with amino-acid sequence MQCPSCQNTDSRVLESRAADGGRSVRRRRECLNCEIRFTTYERVETVPITVIKRNGNREIFSRSKLLHGLNRACEKTGLDASRLEALVEELELKLQQRSGREVSSAEIGELVLVELKQMSEVAYIRFASVYRQFQGIDDFVSTLETMNRKPGPGHLAAVG; translated from the coding sequence TTGCAGTGCCCTTCCTGCCAAAACACTGATAGCCGGGTGCTCGAATCACGGGCAGCTGATGGCGGCAGAAGTGTGCGCCGGCGACGTGAATGCCTGAACTGTGAGATTCGGTTCACCACCTACGAGCGCGTGGAAACCGTTCCCATCACGGTGATCAAGCGAAATGGAAACCGAGAAATCTTCAGCCGCAGCAAACTTCTGCATGGGCTCAACCGGGCGTGCGAAAAGACAGGCTTGGATGCCTCCCGGCTTGAAGCCCTTGTGGAAGAGCTGGAACTCAAGCTCCAGCAACGCAGTGGACGCGAAGTAAGCAGTGCTGAAATCGGTGAACTGGTGCTGGTGGAGCTGAAACAGATGAGCGAAGTTGCCTACATCCGTTTCGCTTCCGTTTACCGCCAATTCCAGGGCATCGATGATTTCGTTTCAACCCTGGAAACCATGAACCGCAAACCCGGGCCGGGGCATCTCGCAGCCGTGGGCTGA
- a CDS encoding 30S ribosomal protein S1 — translation MSATPTEEQLQDVQTAATEEVSQDAAAAVASVDEAFEAAEDLGIPEDVPTADDPGSRASSHNLDDAGFTIDEFAALLSKYDYNFKPGDIVNGTVFALEAKGAMIDIGAKTAAFMPLQEVSINRVEGLSDVLQPGEIREFFIMSEENEDGQLALSVRRIEYQRAWERVRQLQKEDATIYSEVFATNRGGALVRVEGLRGFIPGSHISTRKPKEELVADFLPLKFLEVDEERNRLVLSHRRALVERKMNRLEVGEVVVGTVRGIKPYGAFIDIGGVSGLLHISEISHEHIETPHSVLNVNDQMKVMIIDLDAERGRISLSTKALEPEPGDMLTDPQKVFEKAEEMAARYKQMLLEQAEEGEDPISSMMI, via the coding sequence ATGTCCGCGACTCCCACGGAAGAGCAGCTTCAGGACGTCCAAACCGCAGCGACCGAAGAGGTCAGCCAGGACGCCGCCGCAGCTGTCGCCAGCGTTGATGAAGCCTTCGAGGCCGCAGAAGATCTCGGCATCCCCGAGGACGTTCCCACCGCTGATGATCCGGGCAGCCGAGCCAGCAGCCACAATCTCGATGACGCGGGATTCACCATTGATGAATTCGCTGCGCTGCTGAGCAAGTACGACTACAACTTCAAGCCTGGCGACATCGTTAACGGCACCGTCTTCGCCCTGGAAGCCAAGGGCGCAATGATCGATATCGGCGCTAAGACCGCTGCCTTCATGCCTCTGCAGGAGGTGTCGATCAATCGGGTGGAAGGGCTGAGCGATGTGCTGCAGCCCGGCGAGATCCGCGAGTTCTTCATCATGAGTGAAGAGAACGAGGATGGACAACTCGCGCTCTCGGTGCGGCGCATCGAATACCAACGGGCCTGGGAACGGGTGCGCCAGCTGCAGAAAGAGGACGCCACCATCTACTCCGAGGTGTTTGCCACCAACCGCGGTGGTGCCCTGGTTCGGGTGGAAGGCCTGAGGGGCTTTATCCCTGGCTCCCACATCAGCACCCGCAAACCGAAGGAAGAGCTGGTGGCCGACTTCCTGCCGCTGAAATTCCTCGAGGTGGATGAAGAGCGCAACCGCCTGGTGCTCAGCCATCGCCGTGCCCTGGTGGAGCGCAAGATGAATCGCCTCGAGGTCGGCGAAGTGGTGGTCGGCACCGTTCGCGGCATCAAGCCCTATGGCGCCTTCATCGACATCGGCGGCGTCAGCGGCCTGCTGCACATCTCGGAGATCAGCCATGAACACATCGAGACCCCCCACTCGGTGCTCAACGTGAATGATCAGATGAAGGTGATGATCATCGATCTCGACGCTGAACGAGGCCGGATCTCACTTTCAACCAAAGCACTGGAACCGGAGCCCGGAGACATGCTCACCGACCCCCAGAAGGTGTTCGAGAAAGCAGAGGAAATGGCTGCCCGCTACAAGCAGATGCTGCTGGAGCAGGCCGAGGAAGGAGAGGATCCGATCAGTTCCATGATGATCTGA
- a CDS encoding HAD family hydrolase, which produces MATLLLRGVPIGTIQGVLFDKDGTLSHSEPYLLDLAERRIQIAEELWNCQAPSPKEENTLGPMLRRAFGIQGEQLHPGGTLAVAARQDNLTTMATVFCLHGCSWPTAIALAQSCFDQCDQQEHDRNSISPLLDGAEDLLRCLHSKGITNAIISNDTRAGIHAFLQHHGLSHLIAACWSANDSPRKPDPAAVLSLCSRLGLDPEECALIGDAETDLQMAAAAGIRLVIGYGGGWGLTPELPSATHWLDNWAEMGLEADP; this is translated from the coding sequence ATGGCGACACTGCTGCTGAGGGGTGTTCCCATCGGCACAATCCAGGGGGTGCTGTTCGACAAGGACGGCACCCTTTCCCATAGCGAGCCGTACTTGCTCGATCTAGCCGAACGACGGATTCAGATCGCTGAAGAGCTCTGGAACTGCCAAGCCCCCTCCCCCAAAGAGGAGAACACGCTCGGGCCGATGTTGCGCCGTGCCTTCGGCATTCAAGGCGAACAGCTGCACCCTGGTGGAACCCTGGCGGTTGCTGCACGACAGGACAACCTCACCACCATGGCCACAGTGTTCTGTCTGCATGGATGCAGCTGGCCCACTGCAATCGCTCTGGCCCAGAGCTGTTTTGATCAATGCGATCAGCAGGAGCACGATCGAAACAGCATCAGTCCACTGCTGGATGGAGCTGAAGACCTCCTGCGCTGCTTGCATTCAAAGGGCATCACCAACGCCATCATCAGCAACGACACCCGTGCAGGGATCCACGCCTTTCTCCAGCATCACGGCCTCAGTCATCTGATCGCTGCCTGTTGGAGTGCCAATGACAGCCCGCGGAAACCGGATCCTGCCGCTGTTTTGAGTCTCTGTTCACGTTTGGGGCTCGATCCTGAAGAGTGCGCCTTGATCGGTGATGCCGAAACCGATCTACAGATGGCAGCGGCCGCTGGCATCCGTCTGGTGATCGGCTACGGCGGTGGCTGGGGACTGACACCCGAACTCCCCAGCGCTACACATTGGTTGGACAACTGGGCGGAGATGGGGCTAGAAGCCGACCCGTAA
- the metK gene encoding methionine adenosyltransferase produces the protein MSRYVFTSESVTEGHPDKICDQVSDAVLDALLAQDPSSRVACETVVNTGLCMITGEVTSKAQVDFIHLVRNVIKEIGYSGARAGGFDANSCAVLVALDQQSPDIAQGVDEADDHEGDPLDRVGAGDQGIMFGYACNETPELMPLPISLAHRLAKRLAEVRHNGSLEYLLPDGKTQVSVVYENDKPVAIDTILISTQHTAEVAGISDEQGIRERITEDLWTHVVEPATADLALKPSREATKYLVNPTGKFVVGGPQGDAGLTGRKIIVDTYGGYARHGGGAFSGKDPTKVDRSAAYAARYVAKCLVASGLAERAEVQLSYAIGVAKPVSILVESFGTGKVSNAELTELVQEHFDLRPGAIIETFGLRNLPQQRGGRFYQDTAAYGHFGRNDLKAPWEDVAAKSEELVKAEAKRIKQGATV, from the coding sequence ATGAGCCGTTACGTCTTCACATCCGAATCGGTCACGGAGGGACATCCCGACAAGATCTGTGATCAGGTCAGCGATGCGGTGCTGGATGCTCTGCTGGCCCAGGACCCCAGCAGTCGGGTGGCCTGCGAAACGGTAGTGAACACCGGGCTGTGCATGATCACCGGCGAGGTGACCTCCAAAGCGCAGGTGGATTTCATCCACCTGGTGCGCAACGTGATCAAAGAAATCGGTTACAGCGGAGCTCGGGCCGGTGGCTTCGATGCGAACAGCTGCGCGGTGCTGGTGGCCCTCGACCAGCAGTCTCCAGACATTGCCCAGGGTGTGGACGAAGCCGATGACCACGAGGGCGATCCCCTCGACCGTGTCGGCGCCGGCGACCAGGGCATCATGTTTGGCTACGCCTGCAACGAGACCCCGGAGCTGATGCCACTGCCCATCAGCCTGGCCCACCGTCTCGCGAAGCGTCTGGCCGAGGTCCGTCACAACGGCAGCCTCGAGTACCTGCTGCCCGACGGCAAGACCCAGGTGAGCGTGGTTTACGAGAACGACAAGCCCGTCGCCATCGACACGATCCTGATCTCCACGCAGCACACGGCCGAAGTGGCCGGCATCAGCGATGAGCAGGGCATCCGTGAGCGCATCACCGAAGACCTGTGGACCCATGTGGTGGAACCAGCCACCGCCGATCTGGCCCTGAAACCCAGCCGTGAGGCCACGAAATATCTGGTGAACCCCACCGGCAAGTTTGTGGTGGGCGGTCCCCAGGGTGATGCCGGCCTCACCGGTCGCAAGATCATCGTGGACACCTACGGCGGCTATGCCCGCCACGGCGGTGGCGCCTTCTCCGGCAAGGATCCCACCAAGGTGGATCGCTCCGCCGCCTATGCCGCCCGCTACGTGGCCAAGTGCCTGGTGGCCTCCGGCCTGGCTGAACGCGCTGAAGTGCAGCTGAGCTACGCCATCGGCGTCGCCAAGCCTGTGTCGATCCTGGTGGAGTCCTTCGGGACTGGGAAGGTGTCGAATGCCGAGCTCACCGAACTGGTGCAGGAGCATTTCGACCTGCGCCCCGGCGCCATCATCGAAACCTTCGGACTGCGCAACCTGCCCCAGCAGCGCGGTGGTCGCTTCTACCAAGACACAGCCGCCTACGGCCACTTCGGTCGTAACGACCTCAAAGCCCCCTGGGAGGATGTGGCCGCCAAGAGCGAAGAGCTGGTGAAGGCCGAAGCCAAGCGCATCAAGCAAGGCGCCACGGTTTGA